The proteins below are encoded in one region of Metabacillus dongyingensis:
- a CDS encoding bifunctional transcriptional activator/DNA repair enzyme AdaA encodes MKKPNISDVYWKAITECDSEYDDKFYYGVETTGIFCRPSCKSRKPNKENVRIFKNAYMALEEKFRPCKRCKPDGLRLPAEEWIEQIVHWIDQHYFESLTLQILAEVSHGSPYHLQRLFKRVKGITPSEYVQQIRMEKAIDLLETSGLSISDIGLAVGFSSTPYFITLFKKKLGYTPSGYRIAYRQNLKKEL; translated from the coding sequence ATGAAAAAACCGAACATTTCTGATGTTTACTGGAAGGCTATTACGGAATGTGACTCAGAGTATGATGACAAGTTTTATTATGGAGTAGAAACGACTGGCATCTTTTGCCGTCCTTCCTGTAAATCAAGGAAGCCTAATAAAGAAAATGTACGCATCTTCAAAAATGCATACATGGCATTAGAAGAAAAATTCAGACCATGTAAGCGATGTAAACCTGACGGCTTGCGTTTGCCTGCTGAGGAATGGATCGAACAAATTGTTCATTGGATTGATCAGCATTATTTTGAGTCTCTAACATTGCAAATATTGGCGGAAGTATCCCATGGCAGTCCTTATCACCTGCAGCGTTTGTTTAAACGTGTTAAAGGCATAACACCATCTGAATATGTTCAGCAAATTCGTATGGAAAAAGCAATCGATCTGCTTGAGACATCCGGATTATCGATATCTGACATCGGCCTTGCTGTGGGATTCTCAAGCACACCATATTTTATTACGCTATTTAAAAAGAAGTTGGGATATACACCC